From Amycolatopsis sp. WQ 127309:
GATACCGGTGATCCCGGCCACGGCCGCGCGGGTCACAGTATTTCCGCAATCCTTTCCCACCAGCAGAATGGTAACGTCATCGATATGACGATCAGTCGACGCACCTTTTCCCTGGGTCTGGCCTCCGGCGCCGCGGGCGCACTGGCCGCGGTCGCCGCGCCGGCGTCCGCCGCCGCGGCCCCGCTACCTCCCGGCGCCAACGTGGTCCTCGTGCACGGCGCCTACGCCGACGGCTCCTGCTGGGGCGAACTCATCCCGCTCCTGCTGCGGGCCGGAGTGGCCGTCACCGCGGTGCAGAACCCGTTGTCCTCGCTGGCCGAAGACGTCGGGGCCACCCGGCGGGCCCTCGATCTGCAGACCGGTCCCACCGTGCTGGTCGGGCACTCCTACGGCGGCGCGGTGATCACCGAAGCCGGGCTGCACCCGGCCGTGCGCTCGCTGGTTTACTTGTCCGCGAGGGCCCCGGAGGCCGGCGAGGACTACACCGCGCTCGCGGCCGGGTTCCCCACACCGCCCGCCAACAGCGGACTGGAGTTCCACGAGGGTTTCGGCGGCTTGAACGAGGCGGCTTTCCTGGCCGACTTCGCCAACGGCGTCCCCCGCGAGCGGGCCCGGACGCTGTACGCGGCGCAGGGCCGGATCGCACAGACCCTCTTCGCCGGCCGCACCACCACCGCCGCCTGGCACAGCAAACCGAGCCGCTACCTGATCACCACGCAGGACCGCACCACCGCGCCGCAGCTGCAGCGGTTCGTCGCCCAGCGGATGGGCGCGCGCACAATGGAGGTGCCGACCGGCCACCTGTCGTTCGCGGTGCGCCCGGCCCTGGTGGCGGATTTCATCCTCGACGCGGTGCGCGGCCTGCCGCGCTAGCACGGCCTGTGCGCTGTCCTGCCGGACCGCGGAGTTCGGTCGGCGACGATAAGTGCAGATCACCTAGACCCGATCACCCGCCTTGTCCGCAAAAGTCCGCTGGCGTCAACCGAAACCGGAAACACTCACGGACATTCGACGTCCGAGCGAGCTGGTGGAAGGTGATGCGGATGACAAGGTGCACCCGGGCATGGCCGAGTGTCGAACTCGGTGACGAGCCCACGTATCGAGAGGTCGTCGCAGCGCATCTCACGGTGTTGTCCGAAACCGCCGGCCGGTCGGGCGAGACCGCCGCGCGTGACGTCGAGCTCGCGACGTCGCTGATGGGGAACTGGGTGAACGAGCCCGTCTCGCGGCTCGACGACCACCATTCCTTCGCGGCGAACGACGGATCGCCGGTGGAGTTTTCCTTCGCCATGAACCGATCCGAAGTGGAACCACGAGTGTGCTTCGAATCGCTCGACCGCTCCTCGGGTGCGCCTCACGGCCTGACGCAGCATCACTTCGTGCGGCAGCTGGACGATGTGCTGGCCGTCGACGTCAGCAGGCTTCGCCTCGTGGAGGACCTCTTCGCTCCCGGTCCGGCAGGCGGGCTGTTCTCGATGTTGTGCGCGACGGCGTTCCGGGCGGACGGCGATCCGCTGTTCAAGGTGTACCTGAACCCGGCCACGGCCGGAGAACCCCGGCAGGCCGTGGGAGAAGCAATGGCCCGCTTGGGGTTGGGCGCGCAGTGGGCGTTTCTCGAGAAGCAACTGGGTGCCGGGCGGTCGCCGCACCAGGAGATCGCGTTCTTCGCGCTTGACCTCGGCGCTTCACCTGAGGCCCGGGTGAAGCTCTACCTCCGGCACACCGGCTGCGGCCCGGCGGAGTTCGAGCGGGCCGCCGGCTTGGCCGAGGACTACCAGCCCGATCTCTTCACCAAGATCCTCGGGCGGCTTTACGGCGACGCCGCGGCCGGCCTGCGCAAGGCACCCATGACTTGCCTGGCGTTTCAGGGCAACCGCCCGCAGCCGACGTCCGCCACGCTCTACTGCCCGCTGGACCCGAACCTCGCCGACGACGCCGAGGCGAACGCGCGGATCGTCGACCTGCTGGAGATGTCGGGTATCGCCTCGGATCGGTTCGATACCGTCAGTACCGCGATCTCGGGGAGCCACCCCGCCGGCGCGCACCGGCTCAGCTGGCTAGGCTACAAGCAGCCGTCGGATCCCATCGTGACGGTCTACGCGGCCCTCGACGGATCGGGGCAACCCTCGTGAGCGAGTACGGCGAGACGGAACTGGTGGTCTTGCTCGACGAGCGGTTCGCTCCGGCCGGCACCGCGCCCAAGGCGAGCGTGCACACCACGGACACGCCGCTGCACCTGGCGTTCTCCTGCTACATCTTCGGTCCCGACGGCCGGGTGCTGCTGACCCGCAGGGACGTCGGCAAGAAGACCTGGCCCGGTGTGTGGACCAATTCCGTGTGCGGTCACCCCGGCCCCGGCGAACGCATGGAAGACGCCGTCGTCCGGCGCGGTCGGCAGGAACTCGGCGTCACACTCGCCGACCTGCGCATCGCCGTACCGGATTTCAGGTACCGAGCGGTCGACGCGAGCGGGATCGTGGAGAACGAATTCTGTCCGGTGTGGACCGCGACGGTCGACGCGGACCCGCGGCCGGCACCGGCCGAGGTGTGCGAATGGCGCTGGGTCGAGTGGATGGACCTGCTGACGATTGTCCGCCGAACCCCGTTTCTGCTCAGTCCGTGGGCCCAGCTGCAGGTCCCGCAGCTGCTCGCGGCCGAATGCCGCTGAGGGCCGTCACCGCGCGATCACGTTTCGCGACGTCCGGAGTGATGGCTGTCATGACGTTCGTGAGGTGAAGTCCTCCCAGATGGCCGCCCTGG
This genomic window contains:
- the idi gene encoding isopentenyl-diphosphate Delta-isomerase, with protein sequence MSEYGETELVVLLDERFAPAGTAPKASVHTTDTPLHLAFSCYIFGPDGRVLLTRRDVGKKTWPGVWTNSVCGHPGPGERMEDAVVRRGRQELGVTLADLRIAVPDFRYRAVDASGIVENEFCPVWTATVDADPRPAPAEVCEWRWVEWMDLLTIVRRTPFLLSPWAQLQVPQLLAAECR
- a CDS encoding tryptophan dimethylallyltransferase family protein encodes the protein MLSETAGRSGETAARDVELATSLMGNWVNEPVSRLDDHHSFAANDGSPVEFSFAMNRSEVEPRVCFESLDRSSGAPHGLTQHHFVRQLDDVLAVDVSRLRLVEDLFAPGPAGGLFSMLCATAFRADGDPLFKVYLNPATAGEPRQAVGEAMARLGLGAQWAFLEKQLGAGRSPHQEIAFFALDLGASPEARVKLYLRHTGCGPAEFERAAGLAEDYQPDLFTKILGRLYGDAAAGLRKAPMTCLAFQGNRPQPTSATLYCPLDPNLADDAEANARIVDLLEMSGIASDRFDTVSTAISGSHPAGAHRLSWLGYKQPSDPIVTVYAALDGSGQPS
- a CDS encoding alpha/beta fold hydrolase, which codes for MTISRRTFSLGLASGAAGALAAVAAPASAAAAPLPPGANVVLVHGAYADGSCWGELIPLLLRAGVAVTAVQNPLSSLAEDVGATRRALDLQTGPTVLVGHSYGGAVITEAGLHPAVRSLVYLSARAPEAGEDYTALAAGFPTPPANSGLEFHEGFGGLNEAAFLADFANGVPRERARTLYAAQGRIAQTLFAGRTTTAAWHSKPSRYLITTQDRTTAPQLQRFVAQRMGARTMEVPTGHLSFAVRPALVADFILDAVRGLPR